From Methanomicrobiales archaeon HGW-Methanomicrobiales-1, a single genomic window includes:
- a CDS encoding dTDP-4-dehydrorhamnose 3,5-epimerase produces the protein MIEGVQIIPLKTILDDRGMVRHMLKCTDPHFSQFGEIYFSIIFPNAVKAWHVHRKMELNYAVISGNIKLVLYDARTDYSTNGEIQEICMGEDNYVLVKVPPHVVNGFQSIGNEKAIVANCASIAHDPGEISRLDPFDPTIGYDWGIRHG, from the coding sequence ATGATTGAAGGAGTACAGATTATTCCCTTAAAAACCATACTGGATGATCGCGGTATGGTCAGGCATATGTTGAAATGTACCGATCCCCACTTCAGCCAGTTTGGTGAGATCTATTTCTCAATAATTTTTCCAAATGCGGTAAAAGCCTGGCATGTACACAGGAAAATGGAACTTAATTATGCGGTAATTTCAGGTAATATCAAACTTGTTCTCTACGATGCCCGCACAGATTATTCAACGAACGGGGAGATCCAGGAAATTTGTATGGGTGAAGATAACTATGTCCTTGTAAAGGTCCCTCCCCACGTAGTCAACGGTTTCCAGTCAATTGGCAATGAAAAAGCGATTGTAGCAAACTGTGCATCAATCGCTCATGATCCAGGCGAGATTTCACGACTGGATCCTTTCGATCCTACTATCGGTTATGATTGGGGCATACGGCATGGGTAA
- the rfbG gene encoding CDP-glucose 4,6-dehydratase: MKTGYGHFKNKKVLITGDTGFKGSWLAYWLHHLGAKVYGFALPPERDYDHYTALGLEQLIHHLDGDIRDYTQVRNFFEKTNPEFVFHLAAQPLVRKSYKDPKLTFDTNIGGSVNVFEAVKETPSVKVLIAITSDKCYKNKEWCWGYRENDELGGKDPYSASKAAAELVFSAYNDSFFEQIPHLGAASVRAGNVIGGGDWSLDRIVPDCIRALKNNEPIQLRNPDATRPWQHVLEPLSGYLLLASHLYENPKSFGSSYNFGPDNGEMHTVKDLAEELIAIWGAGNIEFTKKDDDPKEAGLLHLNCDRAHHDLGWSARWNFRKTVEQTAKWYKSVNEGGNTGSITKQQIIEYMES; encoded by the coding sequence GTGAAAACCGGCTACGGGCACTTCAAAAATAAAAAAGTATTAATAACCGGAGATACCGGTTTCAAGGGTTCATGGCTGGCCTACTGGCTCCATCATCTCGGGGCAAAAGTATATGGCTTCGCTCTACCTCCCGAAAGAGATTATGATCATTATACTGCGCTGGGTCTTGAACAACTAATTCATCACTTGGATGGGGATATCAGGGATTATACTCAGGTTCGGAATTTTTTTGAAAAAACCAATCCTGAATTTGTTTTTCATCTCGCAGCTCAACCCCTGGTAAGAAAATCCTATAAGGATCCAAAACTTACGTTCGATACCAATATTGGTGGATCGGTCAATGTTTTTGAAGCGGTAAAAGAAACCCCTTCAGTAAAAGTCCTCATAGCAATAACTTCCGACAAATGTTATAAAAACAAAGAATGGTGCTGGGGGTACCGTGAGAATGATGAACTGGGGGGTAAAGATCCCTACAGTGCTTCAAAAGCAGCTGCAGAACTGGTATTTTCCGCGTATAATGATTCCTTTTTTGAGCAGATACCTCACCTGGGTGCTGCCAGTGTGCGGGCAGGAAATGTCATCGGAGGAGGAGACTGGTCCCTTGACCGGATAGTACCTGATTGCATCAGAGCTCTTAAAAATAATGAACCCATCCAGTTGAGAAATCCCGATGCTACCAGACCCTGGCAGCATGTATTAGAGCCATTATCAGGATATCTTCTCCTCGCATCACACCTGTATGAAAATCCAAAATCTTTCGGAAGCTCCTATAACTTTGGCCCGGATAATGGAGAAATGCATACGGTAAAAGACCTTGCTGAAGAATTAATTGCCATCTGGGGGGCCGGTAATATTGAATTCACGAAAAAAGATGACGATCCAAAGGAAGCCGGTCTTCTTCACCTGAACTGTGATAGGGCACATCATGATCTGGGATGGTCTGCCAGATGGAACTTCAGAAAAACAGTTGAACAGACTGCAAAATGGTATAAATCAGTTAATGAGGGTGGAAACACGGGTTCCATTACCAAACAACAAATTATTGAATATATGGAGAGTTGA
- the rfbF gene encoding glucose-1-phosphate cytidylyltransferase: MKVCILCGGYGTRIRDVADNIPKPMIPIGGYPILWHIMKYYASWDLDQFVLCLGYKGDSIRDFFMNYRSHTTDMSIDLSGRKPIKYHNAETVENWNVTLAETGMNAMTGARVKQVKKYLYDEDNFMLTYGDGVGNIDIKKLLDFHNSHGKILTVTGVRPPGRFGELQCSDSGLVTEFNEKPQTTGGRISGGFFVCRNDIFDYINDKEDTIFEQEALRNLVKDGEMMVFKHDGFWQPMDTSREYHLLNQLYEQKKAPWVIW; this comes from the coding sequence ATGAAAGTCTGTATTTTATGTGGAGGGTATGGGACCCGTATTCGCGACGTTGCAGATAATATTCCAAAACCGATGATCCCAATCGGGGGATATCCGATTCTCTGGCACATTATGAAATATTATGCATCGTGGGATCTTGATCAATTTGTCCTGTGCCTGGGGTATAAGGGGGACAGTATACGGGATTTTTTTATGAATTACCGTTCGCATACAACAGATATGTCAATTGATCTCAGTGGAAGAAAACCGATAAAATACCATAATGCAGAAACCGTTGAGAACTGGAATGTCACCCTGGCCGAAACCGGAATGAATGCAATGACTGGTGCAAGAGTGAAACAGGTGAAAAAATATCTTTATGATGAAGATAATTTTATGTTAACCTATGGGGACGGGGTTGGCAATATTGATATTAAAAAATTGCTGGACTTTCATAACTCTCATGGTAAAATCCTTACAGTTACCGGAGTAAGACCACCGGGGCGATTTGGAGAACTCCAGTGCAGCGACTCAGGACTTGTCACAGAGTTCAATGAAAAGCCACAGACAACCGGAGGAAGAATATCGGGCGGTTTTTTTGTATGTCGTAATGATATTTTCGATTATATCAACGACAAGGAAGACACCATATTTGAGCAGGAAGCACTCCGGAATCTTGTAAAAGACGGCGAAATGATGGTCTTTAAACATGATGGGTTCTGGCAACCGATGGATACCTCAAGAGAATACCATCTTCTCAATCAACTCTATGAACAAAAGAAAGCCCCCTGGGTGATCTGGTGA